A single genomic interval of Rosistilla ulvae harbors:
- a CDS encoding serine/threonine-protein kinase, producing MIPLVLLVAALIAGVVIQGKVADVTMGVVGNHLSTIRNSSVSAVRLWFGVQESYCQRVADLVRAQALAFERRSSSRALSPRVLETDTHYQELRNLLARNVDSNRYVGWTLQSSAGVVLAAWDDTLVGRSGFPLPSDAMNRAVGGRATVSVPFRSPVPIASGEEGGEAGAAVMAAIAPIIDDNGRCGVVLAILLSPDNDFSAVFKASQIGDSGETFAFNREGMMISRCRFEEELRGLGLLSQDPAFSAVLNVQLRDPEVDMRSGKRTLKPMDQQPFTRMALDATRGGTGVDTVGYNDCRGVPVLGAWNWLPEYGMGVATEIPVDEAYRPLSVLRWSNFGLLSLLLLTGAMVATNAIRIRRTESQASKEHRLARKLGQYRLEEVLGAGGMGSVYKAQHAMLMRPVAIKVLDTKGSDPQRLHRFKREVELTSQLQNPHTIAVFDYGQTQNGDFYYVMEYLDGVDLSELVRQYGELPASRAIAILLQICGSLIEAHGKGLIHRDIKPGNIMLTECGGIYDFAKLLDFGLVKESSPNSANVTHEGSLTGTPMYMSPEAIRNAKSVDPRSDIYSIGAVGYFLVTGKPLFDAAGTLDAILNQVQEEPLLPSERAGKTIDGKFEAVIMQCLSKNPNDRPDSVDDLVDLLEACPDQGDWNQNVAQQWWRDVFTGSQRRSTILSGKDTIIPTHGDNEGLLDARLTGPAQEQPASR from the coding sequence GTGATTCCTCTGGTCTTGCTGGTCGCTGCGTTGATCGCCGGAGTCGTGATTCAAGGGAAAGTCGCCGATGTGACGATGGGAGTGGTCGGCAATCACTTGTCGACGATCCGCAATTCCAGTGTGTCGGCGGTGCGGTTGTGGTTCGGTGTCCAGGAATCGTATTGCCAAAGGGTCGCGGATTTGGTTCGTGCCCAAGCCCTCGCTTTTGAACGCCGTTCATCCTCGCGGGCGCTTTCGCCGCGTGTGCTCGAGACGGATACCCATTATCAAGAACTGCGGAATTTGCTGGCTCGGAATGTCGATTCCAATCGATACGTCGGGTGGACGCTGCAGTCGTCGGCTGGAGTAGTGTTGGCTGCATGGGATGATACGTTGGTTGGCCGCAGTGGATTTCCGTTGCCGTCGGATGCGATGAACCGCGCTGTTGGTGGTCGGGCGACGGTCAGTGTTCCGTTTCGCTCGCCCGTTCCGATCGCAAGTGGCGAAGAGGGAGGGGAAGCTGGCGCGGCGGTGATGGCTGCGATCGCGCCGATCATCGACGACAACGGGCGATGCGGTGTCGTGTTAGCGATCCTGCTCTCCCCCGACAACGATTTCTCGGCGGTGTTCAAGGCGTCGCAGATCGGTGACAGTGGGGAGACGTTCGCCTTCAATCGCGAAGGGATGATGATCTCGCGGTGTCGGTTTGAGGAAGAGTTGAGAGGGTTGGGGTTGCTGTCGCAAGACCCGGCTTTTTCGGCAGTTTTGAACGTTCAATTGCGCGATCCCGAGGTCGACATGCGGTCGGGGAAACGAACGCTCAAGCCAATGGATCAGCAACCGTTCACGCGGATGGCGTTGGATGCGACCCGTGGTGGGACCGGCGTCGATACCGTCGGCTACAACGATTGTCGCGGAGTCCCAGTGCTGGGTGCCTGGAATTGGTTGCCAGAGTACGGGATGGGGGTCGCCACCGAAATCCCGGTCGACGAAGCTTATCGACCGTTGAGCGTTTTGCGGTGGTCGAATTTTGGTCTGCTGTCGTTGCTGTTGTTGACCGGGGCGATGGTTGCGACAAACGCAATTCGGATCCGCAGGACGGAAAGCCAAGCGAGCAAAGAGCATCGATTGGCTCGGAAGCTTGGCCAGTATCGGCTCGAAGAAGTTCTTGGTGCTGGGGGGATGGGATCGGTCTACAAGGCGCAGCATGCGATGTTGATGCGCCCCGTTGCGATCAAGGTGCTCGATACGAAGGGGAGCGACCCGCAGCGACTGCATCGCTTCAAGCGCGAGGTCGAACTGACCAGCCAATTGCAGAACCCGCACACGATCGCGGTCTTCGATTACGGGCAAACGCAAAACGGCGATTTCTATTATGTGATGGAATATCTCGACGGCGTCGACTTGAGCGAACTGGTGCGGCAGTATGGCGAACTGCCAGCGTCGCGAGCGATCGCGATTCTGTTGCAGATCTGCGGATCGTTGATCGAAGCTCACGGCAAAGGTCTGATCCATCGCGACATCAAGCCGGGAAACATTATGCTGACCGAGTGTGGTGGGATCTACGACTTCGCCAAACTGCTGGACTTTGGGTTGGTGAAAGAATCGAGTCCCAACAGCGCCAACGTGACGCACGAGGGATCGCTGACCGGGACGCCGATGTACATGTCTCCCGAAGCGATCCGCAACGCAAAAAGCGTCGACCCCCGCAGCGACATCTATTCGATCGGCGCGGTCGGCTATTTCCTGGTCACCGGCAAACCGCTGTTCGATGCCGCCGGAACGCTCGACGCGATCCTGAACCAAGTGCAGGAGGAACCGCTGCTGCCGAGCGAGCGAGCGGGAAAAACGATCGACGGCAAGTTCGAAGCGGTGATCATGCAGTGCCTTTCCAAGAATCCAAACGATCGCCCCGATTCGGTTGACGACCTCGTCGACCTGTTGGAAGCCTGTCCCGACCAAGGGGATTGGAATCAAAACGTCGCCCAACAGTGGTGGCGCGACGTGTTCACCGGAAGCCAACGCCGATCGACAATCCTGAGCGGGAAGGATACGATCATTCCGACCCACGGCGACAACGAAGGTCTGCTCGACGCGCGGCTGACCGGGCCGGCGCAAGAGCAACCGGCATCGCGGTGA
- a CDS encoding DUF1571 domain-containing protein produces MSRNQILLLIVIGQGLVIALLFAVRYKRDLADSSDSVGAVPVAERMADIAAGAQESTLAEALTIARQGLAEMRANLIDYRGRVVKRERIDGRLAAESEMEIKVQCRRFEQDQVVAPMRVYLKFLQPPSVAGREVIWAEDQNEGRLIAHEPGLLNVAQASLDPRSERAMDGNLYPITEIGLVNLVEQLIARGENDLQESDVRVTLVPEQMVGDRECQQIRIELIQPHDELNFQYAEIFIDNQRQIPLRYAAYGWPKGAAEEGRDGSPEVLEEYTYFDIETNVGLSDADFDPSNETYDFPAFRINL; encoded by the coding sequence ATGAGTCGAAACCAGATTCTACTGTTGATCGTCATCGGCCAAGGGCTGGTGATCGCGTTGTTATTCGCGGTGCGTTACAAGCGCGATCTCGCCGACTCCAGCGATTCGGTTGGCGCGGTCCCGGTGGCTGAACGGATGGCCGACATCGCCGCTGGTGCACAAGAGTCGACGCTGGCCGAGGCGTTGACGATCGCTCGGCAAGGGTTGGCGGAGATGCGTGCGAATCTGATCGATTACCGCGGTCGAGTCGTCAAGCGGGAGCGGATCGATGGTCGTTTAGCCGCCGAGAGCGAGATGGAGATCAAGGTTCAGTGTCGTCGCTTTGAACAGGATCAGGTCGTTGCGCCGATGCGCGTCTACTTGAAATTTCTGCAGCCTCCAAGCGTCGCGGGGAGGGAAGTGATTTGGGCAGAAGATCAAAACGAAGGCCGGTTGATCGCCCATGAACCCGGCCTGCTGAACGTTGCTCAGGCGTCGTTGGATCCTCGCAGCGAGCGAGCGATGGATGGCAATCTGTATCCGATTACCGAGATCGGTTTGGTCAATCTCGTGGAACAGTTGATCGCTCGCGGAGAAAACGATCTCCAGGAATCAGATGTTCGGGTGACGCTTGTCCCCGAGCAGATGGTTGGCGATCGGGAGTGTCAACAGATTCGCATCGAATTGATTCAGCCGCACGACGAATTAAATTTCCAATACGCCGAAATTTTTATCGATAACCAGCGACAGATTCCGCTTCGCTATGCAGCCTACGGTTGGCCCAAGGGGGCGGCTGAAGAAGGTCGCGACGGATCGCCGGAGGTTCTCGAGGAATACACGTATTTTGACATTGAAACCAATGTGGGTCTCAGCGACGCGGACTTCGACCCCAGCAATGAAACGTATGATTTCCCGGCGTTTCGGATCAATCTGTAG
- a CDS encoding thymidine kinase, producing MAKLYFYYSAMNAGKSTILLQSSYNYRERGMNTLILTPELDTRFGTGKVSSRIGLEADAIVFDQVENLHHCVKTQVEVAPLHCVFVDEAQFLTAKQVRQLSDVADQLGVPVMCYGLRTDFQGKLFDGSMQLLAWADVLTEVKTICHCGRKATMVLRIDQHGAPIQQGDQVQIGGNERYLSVCRRHFKQGMASRQTDELPFDET from the coding sequence GTGGCAAAACTTTATTTCTACTACTCCGCCATGAACGCTGGCAAGTCAACCATATTGTTGCAATCCAGCTACAACTATCGCGAACGGGGTATGAACACGCTGATTTTAACACCCGAGCTCGATACGCGATTCGGCACTGGGAAGGTGAGTTCGCGGATTGGACTGGAAGCCGATGCGATCGTTTTTGATCAAGTCGAAAACCTCCACCACTGCGTCAAGACGCAAGTGGAAGTCGCTCCGCTGCACTGCGTCTTTGTCGACGAAGCTCAGTTTTTGACAGCCAAACAAGTGCGACAGTTGAGCGATGTCGCCGACCAGTTGGGCGTGCCGGTGATGTGTTACGGGCTGCGGACCGATTTCCAAGGCAAGCTGTTCGACGGCAGCATGCAACTGCTTGCCTGGGCCGATGTGCTGACCGAAGTCAAAACGATCTGCCACTGCGGTCGCAAAGCGACGATGGTCTTGCGGATCGACCAGCACGGAGCTCCGATCCAACAGGGAGACCAAGTTCAGATCGGCGGCAACGAACGCTATCTGTCGGTCTGCCGGCGGCACTTCAAACAGGGTATGGCGTCGCGACAAACCGATGAACTTCCATTCGATGAAACGTAA